The proteins below are encoded in one region of Clostridiaceae bacterium:
- the dnaB gene encoding replicative DNA helicase, with product MDIGALGKIPPQNIEAEQSVLGCMLLDKDVIPVIAEILKAEDFYREDHKEIFESIMDLFEEAEPVDIITVSDQLKLRGTLQSVGGLEYLTNITASVPTTANAQHYARIVEEKSILRKLIKTSSYIMSLGYESSDDVAVVLDKAEKSIFDLIQKRNSQGFVHIKDVLEETFNRLEELYNKKEHITGIPTGFTDLDQKTSGLQNSDLILVAARPSMGKTSFALNIAQYAAIYKRIPVAIFSLEMSRSQLVNRILCSEVMIDSQKMRTGKLEDEDWKKIARALGPISEAPIYIDDTSGASVMEIRAKCRRLKLEKNLGLVVIDYLQLMQGRGKSENRQQEISEISRSLKILAKEIDVPVIALSQLSRAPETRADHRPMLSDLRESGAIEQDADLVMFLYRDDYYNPNSEKQNIAEIIIAKHRNGSTGTIELRWFGEYTKFANLMKE from the coding sequence ATGGATATAGGAGCATTAGGCAAAATACCTCCACAAAATATAGAAGCAGAGCAGTCTGTTTTAGGATGCATGCTTCTTGACAAAGATGTAATTCCGGTTATTGCTGAAATATTAAAAGCAGAAGATTTTTATAGGGAAGATCATAAAGAAATATTTGAAAGTATAATGGATCTTTTTGAAGAGGCTGAACCTGTAGACATTATTACAGTATCGGATCAGCTTAAGTTAAGAGGTACTTTGCAAAGTGTAGGGGGACTGGAGTATCTTACAAATATAACTGCTTCTGTGCCCACTACGGCTAATGCCCAGCATTATGCCCGTATTGTAGAAGAAAAATCAATACTCAGGAAACTGATAAAAACTTCCTCTTATATTATGAGCCTAGGATATGAATCCTCCGATGATGTAGCTGTTGTTCTGGACAAGGCTGAAAAAAGCATATTTGATTTAATTCAGAAGAGAAATTCCCAGGGATTTGTTCACATTAAGGATGTCCTTGAAGAAACTTTTAACAGGTTGGAGGAATTATATAATAAAAAGGAACATATTACTGGAATTCCAACCGGTTTTACAGACCTGGACCAAAAAACTTCAGGGTTGCAGAATTCAGACTTAATATTGGTTGCAGCCCGCCCTTCCATGGGAAAAACTTCATTTGCACTTAATATCGCTCAATATGCTGCAATTTATAAGAGAATTCCTGTTGCCATATTCAGCCTTGAGATGTCAAGAAGCCAGTTGGTTAACAGGATATTGTGCAGTGAAGTTATGATTGACAGTCAGAAGATGAGGACAGGAAAGCTGGAAGATGAAGATTGGAAGAAAATTGCCCGGGCTTTAGGGCCAATTTCCGAAGCTCCAATATATATTGATGACACCTCCGGAGCATCGGTTATGGAAATCAGGGCAAAATGCAGAAGATTAAAACTTGAAAAGAATTTAGGACTTGTGGTCATAGATTATCTGCAACTTATGCAGGGAAGAGGAAAAAGTGAAAACAGACAGCAGGAAATATCTGAAATATCCAGATCTCTTAAAATACTGGCGAAAGAGATTGATGTTCCGGTTATTGCTTTATCCCAGCTTAGCCGTGCTCCTGAAACCAGAGCCGATCACAGACCGATGCTAAGTGATCTTAGGGAATCAGGTGCAATAGAGCAGGATGCAGACTTGGTTATGTTTTTGTATAGAGACGATTATTATAATCCTAATTCAGAAAAACAAAATATTGCTGAGATAATAATCGCAAAACACAGGAACGGTTCTACAGGAACCATCGAATTAAGATGGTTTGGGGAGTATACAAAGTTTGCTAATTTGATGAAGGAATAA
- the tilS gene encoding tRNA lysidine(34) synthetase TilS: MVKKVLETIKKYNLIEKGDTVLVGVSGGPDSVCLLHILYKLKDELEIELYAAHVNHMLRGEFSDNDQEYVTILCKQFNIPLFTKKCNIMEMAASQRLSLEETGRKARYDFFESCSQEINADKIAVAHNKNDQAETILMNIIRGTGTDGLKGMEHRRGKIIRPLLDIRREEIEKYCADNNLNPRIDASNNESIYTRNKVRLELVPFIDRLFDTKVVESIYKMSLLVRDDYDFIDSYTEAQYKSSIEEIGENSVSLSISKITSNHPAIIKRIIRKAIADIRGDINGIHNRHIQDAYMLCIEGRTGAEIHLPGGLKVLKSYNILKIFHSGKEDVAADFESPVTVPGVTRVCTGNMEIIVNAITIDKFKTDLPDKNVNSDVENYKKLRYNSLIQFFDYDKLYTGINIRNRRNGDVFYPYKSSGTKKLKDYFIDNKIPREIRNSIPLIAMNNNIVWVIGYRINDKYKVTENTKNVLKLEVTIRKLKMED; encoded by the coding sequence ATGGTAAAGAAAGTACTTGAAACAATAAAAAAATACAATTTAATTGAAAAGGGAGACACTGTTCTTGTAGGAGTTTCAGGAGGACCTGATTCAGTGTGCCTCCTTCATATATTATATAAACTAAAAGATGAGCTGGAAATTGAACTTTATGCCGCTCATGTGAACCATATGCTCCGTGGGGAATTTTCAGATAATGATCAGGAATATGTAACTATCCTTTGCAAACAATTTAATATTCCTCTATTTACAAAGAAATGTAATATTATGGAAATGGCGGCCAGCCAAAGATTGTCCTTGGAGGAGACAGGAAGGAAAGCAAGGTATGATTTCTTTGAATCATGTTCACAAGAAATAAATGCTGATAAAATTGCTGTTGCCCACAATAAAAATGATCAGGCTGAAACAATATTAATGAATATTATTCGCGGAACCGGAACCGACGGTTTGAAAGGTATGGAACACCGCCGGGGAAAAATTATCAGGCCTTTGCTTGATATTAGAAGGGAAGAAATTGAAAAATATTGTGCAGATAATAATTTAAATCCAAGAATAGATGCTTCAAACAATGAAAGCATATACACAAGAAATAAGGTTCGGCTTGAGTTAGTACCTTTTATAGATAGACTATTTGATACTAAAGTAGTAGAGAGTATTTATAAAATGTCTCTTTTAGTAAGGGATGACTATGATTTTATAGATTCCTACACTGAAGCCCAATACAAAAGCAGTATTGAGGAAATAGGAGAGAATTCAGTGTCTCTCTCAATTAGTAAAATTACCAGTAATCATCCTGCAATAATTAAAAGGATTATAAGAAAAGCAATTGCTGATATCAGAGGGGATATTAATGGAATTCACAACAGGCATATCCAGGATGCTTATATGCTTTGCATTGAGGGCAGAACAGGAGCCGAGATTCATCTCCCTGGGGGCTTAAAAGTATTAAAATCTTATAATATTTTAAAAATATTCCATTCTGGTAAAGAAGATGTTGCAGCTGACTTTGAATCTCCTGTTACAGTACCGGGAGTTACCAGAGTTTGTACCGGCAATATGGAAATTATTGTAAACGCAATAACTATTGACAAATTTAAAACCGATTTACCGGATAAAAATGTTAATAGTGATGTTGAGAATTATAAAAAATTGAGGTATAATTCTTTAATACAATTTTTTGATTATGATAAGCTATATACGGGAATAAATATAAGAAATAGAAGAAATGGGGATGTTTTTTATCCATATAAATCCAGTGGTACAAAGAAGCTAAAAGATTATTTTATTGATAATAAAATTCCTAGAGAAATAAGAAACAGTATTCCGCTTATAGCGATGAATAATAATATAGTGTGGGTAATTGGCTACAGAATCAATGATAAATATAAAGTTACTGAAAATACTAAAAATGTATTGAAACTAGAAGTTACCATAAGAAAACT